The DNA sequence GGGAAGCCTGTCTTCAAACTACTCCAAACAATCTTCCATCCTCCCTGCAATAGGCTCTTGCGGGGAGGAGATAGCAATGGAGCAATTCTCTGGGCCGAATCATTCTGCTTCTGCCTTCTTTTGCCCTCAATGTGCAAGAGTCGCTGGTGGAATCCGAGACCCATGATTTTAGCAAGGCTAGTGTAACTAACTATAgaccttttaaaaaatcctgCACAATTTATAAATTGTAAGCTTAACTGACTTTTCCTATCCTTGAACAGCATAGTACTTGTTTGTTATGGTATACTGATAAGTGAGCCATCCTGCTAATTGTAAACTTAAGACCTACATGGCACTTTACTCTTGGGGTCCTAAAAGTCCAGAATCTTAGAGAGCCTACTGCAATTAATTCCAAACCGATCTTGTAGAACACAAGACAATACCAACTGACACAGAGTGAGGTCACATTTTGCTTTTTTGAACTGGGCATCTTTCCTCTTGAGTAGATAATGCCATCATGTTTCCAAGGCTAAATGTAACCAAGTGGGAAACCCAAAATCATAATTGCTCCATGAAGTGGTGCAAAGGAGACTTGGCATTTTAATCTACAAATAGATTTTAGATGGAACAGTTGCAGAAAGTAGATTGGATGCCTCACTGCATtactgcttttttgtttgttataGTAGTAAAATGTATGCATTTATAGAATCTACAAATAGACCCAAGATATGGGGAAAGGGTTCTTGGCTCCGGCTGTGCAGGCAATTAATCTTTGTCCCTGTTTCTATGCCTCTGATTTTTCCTCAGATTTGTAGCTGACTTTGTTGCGATGGGAGATTTTCTATCACTTCAGGCTGTTGTGGGGGATAATCTCCTCTCCCCAACAGACAAGTGCAGGGGAGAAGGGGCCTCAGCAGAGGAACTTTTTGAATTCCCAAGAAGTTTTCAAGGTCCTATTCAGCTCTGAAGAATAAGAGCATGGAGATGGTCACCTAGCAACCTGGAGAAATGTGGCCTGGCCTGGATTCCAAAGGGAGAGAAACAATGGTTCCTTGCCACTCTACTAAGAAAGCTTAGGGGCCTTCTCCTGAGAGTAGGGATAGAGCACCAAGAATGGGAATACACATACAGGgagctttccctcccccccccccccattttataaTGGGTGTTCCTAGGGAAATTTTGTGTGTGCCTTTCTCTCACACATCCCTCCCCCTTTCTTGGTTTCTTTCTGGCTTGACTCTCTCAGCTCCTGAACACATGTCTCAGGCTAGCGTTTCTACCTAGGTCTTCCTGCATTCTTTGCCAGCATTTTATTTCTCATCCACAAACACTACTTAGAATCCGTCTTGTCAGGAACCAGCCTGCCAGCAAGCATTACAAAGGCTGGCACCCAGGCTGAATCAAGAGACTCTATGCCAAGCCTGTTTTGAAGGCAAATTCTGTGGTGATGTGACATTAGGATATTAAAGTCCACAGAAGTAGTGCTGTACCAGGGAAGGCTATAGGCAACCAAGAGTGGGGGGAAGACAACTCAAACCGGCCAAGGCAGGGGGAAATCTCTGGCTGGACCTATCTGACTCAGAACGGTTGATACAGGATTTTCAGCCAATCACAGGCCAAGAATAGGGCCAGCTGGGTTCTAGAAGATTCTATAACGTAGAGAAAATTGAGGAAGTTCAAGTCTTATGAAATCTTCCAGACTGGCTGATGGAGTATCTTATTTTCCAGATTGTAAAGATGCAAATTCTGCTCTTCTGGGACTGGCATCCAACACATCCATCACTGGAGTCATAAAACCTTCTCACTTCTCTTGCTCCGGACCTCTCTCTAGATGGCTGAGAAATTTTGAGGGCCACTACAGTCACACAAAGTTGCAGTGACAGAATAAACATGTTAATAGATACTTTCAACTTAAATTTATTATTCAGTACAACTTTaaaacatttagggtgcaatcctattctgcgctggaacaggcaagccaggaggctagcgctatatccagtgcaggataggggcaataagcagctcagccagaggtaaggggaagcttttccccttacccctgggtaaaggactgttggccccaatgggtctcctcagacttgcgccacctctggaggtggcacaagtccgaggagagcggagaggcttgaagccactctgttctctccgggaactggggttgggatccggcgtaactgccagatcccagtcccccctcccactccccgcctgcctgcccccggggccacccccCACCTGTTCCTTGCAACATTTTAGTAGTTCAACCTGTTCAAAAAAATCCTACTACCTGTAagaaggggaaggagcagggttaCCATAAgaggcagagcacatgttttgaatGTGTAAGGTCTCAGGGAACAGGAATAGGAAGGTCCTTTCTTAAAACTTGGAAAAGAAGCTGCCAATCAGGGTAGCTTGTGCTGGGTTACATGACCCATAGTCTCAGTGTGAGTCAGCTTATTATATAAAAATGGATTATCAGGAAATATCTTCAACCCCACAAATATGTTCTCAAGTAGCGGAATCCTTTGTATGCAGTGGAATAAAATGATTCCTGCAAGAACTGCAATGTCTACATGCAAAGTCTGCCCATGAATGCAAAGTCTTTTGGATCATGGGTCACTCTtcagcaaaaaaaataataaaaaaacatgGTTTGGATCCTGAAATCAACCACCTTCTAAAGTTTATGTTCCCAAACAAAGTTTCATTGTTCTATCTCTTCTGCTCTTTTGTCAAGACTTCTGGTAGAGTTTCATGATGGATGCATCGTGGAGTTGTTTCCATACCCTCCGTTCCAGATCAAAGTCATGATTGGTATAAAAGATTAAGCGCTTCCATGTCTTGTCATAATAGTGATCTGAATACTTTTGGTACCCATCAGTGATGAACCCATAAGCACTTACCTAAGGTAAAGTGGTAAAAAGAATCATCATTAGAGAAATCATAGGGAAAAGCATATATGTTGGCTGAAAAAGGAAACTTGGGGTCAAACTGGTTGCAAAATGGGAGACCCCTGCATCAGGAGATCTCCAGAAGGTCTGCGTTTATTTACTTCTAACTAAATTAGCATCCCCATGAGACTGCTTTGAAAGTTAGAGAAATGGTGCTCTGGAGGGTGTTTCTCCCTTCCCCTGTCATgtaacctccccctgcccccggtTTTTCATTCTCAGCAGCACTTGTGGGAGAAGACAGGTACAGATGTTGTCTTTGACTTTTTCTCCCTCCAtggctaatagcagctttgggggcaAGTGGCAAGTTAGACTAGAGAAAAGAAAGTTAACGCACTCTCTTCCAGAGCACCACTTCTGCATTCTTTCAAACCTGCTACGTAAAGACTTGAATTTCAAAAGTTACAAATAACAAAAGTGAGGGACAAGGCATGCAGAGCTTTGGTAGATTGTGGAGTTTTGACTTAATGTTGGAGAGAGAAGGGGCATACATTTGCCATTTACAGTATTAAAATGCTGCAGCTGGACTAAGCTATGCACAACAAAAAAATATGTACTCTTCAGTTTGCACGGTCCAGCTAAAAactttttcccctttcaaaatCTAGTACCATCTTTTGATCAATGAAGTACAGAATATGATACAAAGAACAACATTGGTGAGTGCGGGCAGGGAGACAAGGCTGGGAGCAGTATTCCCTCTAAGAGCTCCAGAGGAAGAAGTAATGGTGCTAGGTAAGCATTTCCTCCAGGTCTGATGCCTGGGACAAGTGCCTCACTGTGTCACCTAGCCCCTAGTTGTCTCCTAATTGTCACTTTCTCTCTAGTCACTTGTTTCCACTCAGAATGTTCCCTTCATATCCTGCGCAGCATCCCCAAGTCCTTACTTGGTCACAGAGATGGAGTGCAGTTAGTAGAAGAAAGGCACCTGTTGTGGGTCTATAGAGCCGCCAGTAGGATTTATCCAGAGATTTGGATCTTAGAAACCTGCAGTGGGACACAGAAATGCAGATGACATTCATGAGATACGATGTATAGATCTGAAAGCTGTTAACCCTTTTCTTTTACTCAAGGATTACCCATGGGATACAAGAGTAGTACCACCTGTGGTAGGTAAGGGAACTCTCTCCTGTTGAATGTTGGCTGAAACACTCTGGTTCGTTTCCTGGTAAAGATTAGTGAATTGCACTATCATCTCATAACCAGTTTGCAACTGCAATGGAATTCAGAAACATTTATGCAGTTCTTGGCTCCAGGATATCAAGTATTAGAACCAGCAGGTTCTAATTGGAAAGATCAAACACTGCACAAGGATGCCGTGTGCGCCTCTAGAGAAGTCTTTAGGGATTCTGATAAAACTACCTGGTACGTTAATAAATCCATTTTCCAAAACTTGTatcccctaaggcaggggtgtcaaacataaggcccaggggccggatacGGCCTgcggaagttttttatctggccctcaggctctcagctgctgagcagtgctgaggtgttactgctcaaagggcagcccacatgaaaattgggctctcccacaacttgaaatacaatcaagatttgtgtattttctgtcattagcagctaatgagttcctaagtgaaaaaaatgcttatttttggttatgacctgattaatgacatcatttcctgcctaatgacatcacttccagccctcagcaggcaccatgaatgctgttcggcccttggtatgaaacaagtttgacagccctgcccTAAGGtaattgtgtgtgcatgcatgctttGTTTCAGTTCCAGAATCTGTTTCAAAGAAAGAAGTTATTAAACCCACTGTAGGAGATAGCATTTGCAGGATCAGTGGACAAGAGGAGGGTTACGCAACTCCTTTGCCTGCCAAAGATCTCCTGCAAGTattgttgtcccccccccccccatcactttgCTTGAGGAAAATATCCGGTTAGGAACCCTGGGTTTCCCTTGTAATATGTACCCCTGCTTTGTAGCAAGACAGAAAGCAGCAGATATTACTGAATTGCTTCCTTCTATTATGCTCAGTCCCAGATGTACCTATGATGAAATACTGTTGTCTGTACAAGCACATGCCACAAGCATAAACCAGAAAGTTTCTAAGGTGCCACTGCTGAGTTTCTGTCTTCCAACTATTATTACCCAATTCACACAAACGATATATGTTTTGAGAACTGGAATTGATCTGTACAGACTTTGCCATGTTATGTGTTTGAGTCATGCAACTACTTCACTATTCCTCCATCTTGCACAACACAGACCACTTCAGGTGCACCACTGTAAAGCTATCAGAAGTGGGTTCAAAAGGTGGTAAATATGAATTCAGTTGTGAGCTGGGCATGTGGTGAAGCACTAATGGATTTACTTCACCATGCGCTAGGGCTGTTGGCAGCTATACACCTTCCCACTTCTCATTCTCTCAAAGCTTTTCTAAACATCTCCATTTCTTCCCACACATGCCTATGGTTAACTGATGCAGCATGGGCGTATCACACGGGCAGTCTCGTTTCCCTTATTTTTGTGAAAGATGCAGTGGGAACTCTACTCAACTCTCTTCATGAGTAGCCCTCCACAAGTGGAGAAGAGAAGAAAGACAAGTGGTTCTTCAGCTGTCTCATAAGAATACAACATTACGTTGAACCGGACAGCTAGAGAGATGGGTTGGAGCTTGGATTGATATATTTCTCTCATCTATATTCCCACCTCGCCCTATAGTTCTTAACTTTCCAAAAGTTACTCTAGAACTCATAGTCTGTTTGTACCAGGTGCTGATGGGACTAACATAGCTACTTTGGATACTACAGTAGGGCATCCATTCATTCACTAAAACAATCTACTTTCCTTCAGATTTGCCAGGTACTACCACTGAACTCTGGAGACAAGCCTCAAGATAGGGGTAAATGAACTAGTTGGCAATGTTTTCTGAGCTGGCATGGAGATGAGCTGTGCCTAAAAGTTATTCCTGCTAGGGATGCTACTGTACTTAAACCagacaaaaacaaaatctgccaAACAGTCATTTACATGTGTTGACTTATTTAAAAGTATCTCCAAATTTGGTAAGGCACCTTGTGATCCCTGGCTGCCATTTGAGTGGCAGCATGGTGACAAGAAATGTGTTGTGCATTTAATGGCTGCCAGTGCCAAGTGCCCTTCCCACTTTCTGATGCCATCCAAGAGTCACAGTGCCTGCTGCCATACGGGCCACTGCTGCTCAAATGAAAACCTTCCTCTTTGCTTAGGAGTGAGGCTGCCGCGCTGAAAGCAAGAGTCCTGTGCTTTTGCATCCACGACAATTCAGTGGTAGAAGATGTTTTGCCTCCCCAATATTGCCGCAATTATTAAACACACACAAGCTTATTATAGATACTGTGACTCCATAATGTCCCTTATCTTTGAGATTAAGCTTGCAAATTACTTACCTGTTTTTCATGTATCTGAGAAAATCTGGATGAATCACATAGTACTGATCCAAGTTGAAATTGTTATCAAATTTGTCCCGTGGTTTTGAcctaggaaaggaaacaaatacaCTGAGCTCAAGCATAGGCAGTTCAGCTTCAAATTGCTTTGTCCAACCCTCCTGCAAGTAGACTGATGGTTCACCCGCTATCATTTAACAGCATGTGGAAAGCTGGAGCGTATCCTTGTGTGTATGTGAAAAACTAATTTGAAATTACCAAATCTTTCTAATGTGTCACATGCTTTGCTTGGCAGATTTCACCCGAGGCTACAAGACAGTGGTTTatattctcccttcccccccaaaaaacaagaGATGAGAAGATAATTTTAATTAGTGCCTTTAACTTTTGGTGATTATCAGAGTTGTCACAAGACCTTATTATATGAAGGGGAAAGTTACATATAGCTTAGGACAAGGGTTTTCAAACTTCCCACCACCGAGACCCACCTGTTCTACAGTGGAGGTTGCCACAATCCACCTCTTTCTCTGGCGCcaggcctctacaggcctcataAGGCACctgcaggcctctggaagcaaccagaagccactttcacAAACCCAAAAGTAAACCAGAGGTgattttccagctgcttctggagatCTGTGGAGGCCCAGTATGGCCTCCAACAgtgggctccaatttggagccaaccagtCGCAATGGCAAGTGGAAAGGTCCAACCCAGGACCTCACTGGACATCAGGTaagcaacccacagtttgaggaatcCTGACTAAAGACTCTTTGAAGGCCCTATAATGAGTCCCAGTGAGAGAGCGGGTCCACAGTGACATATTAGGGAGAGCAGCCTGCACCCCAGTGGTCTGCTGTGACCTGTGACCACCACTGAAGCCACCAGCTTCCAGACTACACTTGCAAAAGTCAGAAACAGTAAGAGGAAGTAAGGACAGTagtaaccaccaccacccccagtccCAGCCCTCTCAGTCACTTGAAAATTCAGGCTGTGAGCCAGGAGGAGctgccctcttcccccaccctccatgcCTGTGGtaccagagagagtggagagaGAAGTGGGGAGAGGAGCAATTTAGGCCAGTTGTCTCAGAGTCTCTCCACTGTCCTACTTAGGGAGGAAGTTATGGGGAGAGGTAAAATTATGCTTATGGTGGGAGAGCAGCACCTGAACTTGGTCTGAGGTGCAAAGGAGGCTTGTGCTGGGGTTGGGGTTGAGCCTGGAAACATAGTTCCCAATAGGGTGAGGAATATATAGTCTATTTCACCCATAATACCTCAGATATCCCTTCTTGACTTCCGTGTTCAGCAGAAGAGCTTTCAGCCATTCATAATCTCTTTCCCCTTCCAGGAAATGAAGGTACTTAATCTCCTAGGAAACACACCATACATAGACTGGTAgggggcacagcagatggaacatAAGCATTGCCAGATAGCATCTAACAAATGGGCATGATTGAACATACTCTGTGCAGGCTAAACAAAATCCACAGTCTGTGCCAGAACCATTTGAATATATTATGTAAATGATGCATGGTCATCTCCAGCTTTTCAGAGCTGTAGAACAGGGTCAAACCGAGAGAGGGGAGAAAATGGAATGCTCTACAAAATTTGGAGTGTGGATTTAAGAAACTGGAGATGATGGTCTGGACTAGGCTAAATCAACAGAAACAAGGAATTGCAGTTCCTTGGGCTTCTGCTGATGTAGGGGATGTGAGGACTAGCCAATGTTCTATACAAAAGTGGTGAAA is a window from the Tiliqua scincoides isolate rTilSci1 chromosome 2, rTilSci1.hap2, whole genome shotgun sequence genome containing:
- the ST6GALNAC1 gene encoding alpha-N-acetylgalactosaminide alpha-2,6-sialyltransferase 1: MDRSHFSDRMWERLEHFAPPFGFMELNYSLVKEVITMLPPKPYHKLLLAHNSSQTSRCISCAVVGNGGILNNSGMGQEIDSHDYVFRVSGAVIKDYEKDVGTRTSFYGFTAFSLMSSLMILRNHGFAKIPLGKEIKYLHFLEGERDYEWLKALLLNTEVKKGYLRSKPRDKFDNNFNLDQYYVIHPDFLRYMKNRFLRSKSLDKSYWRLYRPTTGAFLLLTALHLCDQVSAYGFITDGYQKYSDHYYDKTWKRLIFYTNHDFDLERRVWKQLHDASIMKLYQKS